In Salarias fasciatus chromosome 2, fSalaFa1.1, whole genome shotgun sequence, one genomic interval encodes:
- the LOC115398769 gene encoding androgen receptor-like, whose protein sequence is MAFQPSLSDLEETQNSLLMNERDRPDPGEPYACPTTELSKAVSVSLGLDSVASPLGGTNQCSSGAFADCDPAAGSRSQAGSMNPEGARLVLGDSGAREDDFGEVCHGIQQVSCMDLFRSDDMDSARAVTRGSVISRYVCKEPSVFVSPAQELPAPSHVAVPLKPYSAYPAAPSLYRDAPGVWCATERAYGERPEPQRGAPAGHNFQCKYCNCGQSSLGAKQECRCVWYSRGEQQGAKGGMRAAMAPGYGQVESFPSAIPQGQPTFSNIKTEPPIWLNCADRSFRHEDFFPGVYLSDRRVCQVCGDDASGCHYGAVTCGSCKVFFKRAAAGKQNHLCASRNDCTIDKLRRKNCASCRLKRCFMSGMSLKGRRLKGAGQTRNGEEEPQPAAWGHGDREDRAGRRDAALEPGNPAAKAQASQALALGIPPTLRSCLSLLSILQAIEPSVVNAGHDPAEPDSPASLLTSLNELGERQLVTVVRWAKAMPGFRDLHVDDQMSLIQLSWMGVMVFALGWRSYTLTNSSMLYFAPDLVFNDHRMQVSSMYEHCVRMKLLSQRFCMLKVTQEEFLCMKALVLFSIMPGEGLKNQRCFDELRTSYIKELDRLASRRGETTRTQRLFQLTQLLDYLQSIVRKLHQFTYDLFIQAQSLQTRVNFPEMISEIVSVHVPKILSGMVKPILFHNTA, encoded by the exons ATGGCCTTTCAGCCGAGCCTGTCCGACCTGGAGGAGACGCAGAACTCTTTACTAATGAATGAGCGCGATCGCCCGGATCCTGGCGAGCCGTACGCGTGCCCGACCACTGAGCTCAGCAAGGCAGTGTCCGtgtctctgggtctggactcgGTGGCGTCTCCGCTCGGCGGCACGAACCAGTGCTCGAGCGGCGCCTTCGCAGACTGCGACCCCGCCGCGGGGAGCCGTTCCCAGGCTGGGAGCATGAACCCGGAGGGCGCCAGGCTCGTCCTGGGCGACTCCGGCGCGAGGGAGGACGACTTTGGGGAAGTGTGCCACGGCATACAACAGGTGAGCTGCATGGATCTGTTCAGATCGGACGACATGGACAGCGCGCGGGCTGTGACGCGCGGCTCGGTGATATCCAGATACGTCTGCAAGGAGCCGAGCGTGTTCGTGAGCCCGGCGCAGGAGCTGCCCGCGCCCTCTCATGTGGCCGTGCCCCTGAAGCCCTACTCTGCCTACCCCGCCGCCCCCAGCCTGTACAGAGATGCCCCGGGAGTGTGGTGCGCAACCGAGCGCGCGTACGGCGAGCGACCCGAGCCGCAGCGCGGCGCACCCGCCGGACATAATTTCCAGTGTAAATATTGTAATTGTGGTCAATCGTCTCTCGGAGCCAAGCAGGAATGCCGCTGTGTCTGGTACAGTAGGGGCGAGCAGCAGGGCGCTAAAGGTGGCATGCGAGCGGCCATGGCACCAGGGTACGGCCAAGTGGAAAGTTTCCCGAGCGCGATTCCTCAAGGGCAACCCACTTTTTCCAACATCAAGACCGAGCCTCCTATTTGGCTGAATTGCGCAGACCGCAGTTTCAG gcatgaggacttcttcccaggtGTGTACCTGTCGGACAGGAGAGTGTGCCAGGTGTGCGGCGACGACGCCTCCGGTTGTCACTACGGCGCCGTCACCTGCGGCAGCTGCAAGGTCTTCTTCAAGAGGGCCGCTGCAG GCAAGCAGAACCACTTGTGTGCCAGCCGGAACGACTGCACCATCGACAAGCTGAGGCGGAAAAACTGCGCTTCGTGTCGCCTAAAGAGGTGCTTCATGTCAGGAATGAGCCTGAAAG GTCGCCGGCTGAAGGGTGCCGGACAGACGAGAAACGGGGAGGAGGAGCCACAGCCCGCCGCCTGGGGGCACGGAGACCGGGAGGACAGGGCCGGGAGGAGAGACGCAGCCCTGGAGCCTGGAAATCCAGCTGCCAAGGCTCAAG CGTCCCAGGCCCTGGCTCTTGGCATCCCCCCGACCCTGCGCTCCTGCCTGTCCTTGCTCAGCATCCTGCAGGCCATCGAGCCGTCCGTGGTGAACGCCGGGCACGACCCCGCCGAGCCGGACAGCCCCGCGTCCTTGCTCACCAGCCTCAACGAGCTGGGCGAGAGACAGCTGGTAACCGTGGTGCGCTGGGCCAAGGCGATGCCAG GTTTCCGTGATCTGCACGTGGACGATCAGATGTCACTGATTCAGCTGTCATGGATGGGGGTGATGGTTTTCGCCCTGGGGTGGAGGTCGTACACGCTCACCAACAGCTCCATGCTCTACTTCGCCCCCGACCTGGTCTTTAATGA CCACCGGATGCAAGTGTCCAGTATGTACGAGCACTGCGTGAGGATGAAGCTGCTGTCCCAGAGGTTCTGCATGCTGAAGGTTACCCAGGAGGAGTTCCTCTGTATGAAGGCCCTGGTCCTCTTCAGCATCA TGCCAGGGGAGGGCCTGAAGAACCAGCGTTGTTTTGATGAACTGCGGACCTCCTACATCAAGGAGCTGGATCGCTTGGCCAGCCGCCGCGGAGAGACCACCCGTACGCAGAGGCTGTTCCAGCTCACGCAGCTGCTGGACTACCTCCAGTCG ATTGTGAGGAAGTTGCACCAGTTCACCTACGACCTGTTCATCCAGGCTCAGTCCCTGCAGACGCGCGTCAACTTCCCGGAGATGATCTCGGAGATCGTGAGCGTTCACGTACCCAAGATCCTGTCGGGCATGGTCAAGCCCATCCTGTTCCACAACACGGCCTAG
- the LOC115398773 gene encoding moesin-like isoform X1, with product MSTSPPTSCDWMLLVEQKNINVRVTTMDAELEFAILPSTTGKQLFDQIVKTIGLRETWFFGLQYHDSKGFSTWLKLNKRVTAQDVKRDNPLLIKFRAKFYPEDVADELIQEATQRLFFLQVKESILNDDIYCPPETAVLLASYAVQVKHGDYRKDYHVPGYLSREKLLPQRVLEQHKLNKNQWEERIQVWHQEHKGVLREDAMVEYLKIAQDLEMYGVNYFSIKNKKGSELWLGVDALGLNIYDKKDRMTPKIGFPWSEIRNISFNDKKFLIKPIDRKAPDFVFYVPRLRINKRILALCMGNHDLYMRRRKPDTIEVQQMKAQAREEKNKRQMERALLESEKKKRENAEKETEKIARETMELMERLRQIEEQTKRAQDELEEQTRKALELEKERTIAQEEAERLEKDRKAAVEAKAALLHHSESQIKSQENLATELADLTSKISQLEDAKKKKDEEAKRWQKRAMMVEADLERTKDELKTKLMGVHIQDPVHSHMHEHDETDESSAEASAELTSPGMVRDRSEEERVTEAHKNQRLQKNLKFLSFELSEAVDESKKTPNDLIHAENVRAGRDKYKTLRQIRQGNTKQRIDEFESM from the exons atgtcaaCT TCCCCACCAACCTCTTGCGATTGGATGCTCCTGGTTGAACAGAAGAAT ATAAATGTCCGGGTCACGACCATGGATGCGGAGCTGGAGTTCGCCATCCTGCCCAGCACCACTGGCAAACAGCTTTTTGATCAG ATTGTGAAGACCATCGGACTGAGGGAAACGTGGTTCTTTGGCCTCCAGTATCATGACAGCAAAGGCTTCTCCACCTGGCTCAAGCTGAACAAGAGG GTGACCGCCCAGGACGTAAAGAGGGATAACCCTTTGTTGATCAAGTTCCGGGCCAAGTTCTACCCCGAGGACGTCGCCGACGAGCTGATCCAGGAGGCGACGCAGCGCCTCTTcttcctgcag GTTAAAGAAAGCATCTTAAATGATGACATTTATTGTCCGCCTGAGACTGCAGTGCTCCTGGCCTCGTACGCCGTCCAGGTCAAACATGGGGACTACAGGAAAGATTACCACGTTCCAGGATACCTCTCAAGAGAGAAGCTGCTGCCGCAGAG GGTTTTGGAGCAGCACAAGCTGAATAAGAATCAGTGGGAGGAAAGAATCCAGGTGTGGCACCAGGAGCACAAGGGAGTGCTGAG GGAGGATGCAATGGTGGAGTATCTGAAGATAGCGCAGGATCTGGAGATGTATGGGGTCAACTACTTCAGCATCAAGAACAAGAAGGGGTCGGAGCTGTGGCTGGGGGTGGATGCTCTGGGACTCAACATCTACGACAAAAAGGACAG AATGACCCCAAAGATCGGTTTCCCCTGGAGTGAGATCAGAAACATCTCCTTCAATGACAAGAAATTCCTCATCAAGCCGATTGACAGGAAAGCTCCA gattttgttttttatgtacCTCGGCTTCGCATCAACAAACGCATCCTGGCGCTGTGCATGGGGAACCATGACTTGTACATGCGCAGACGCAAGCCCGACACTATCGAGGTGCAGCAGATGAAGGCCCAAGCCAGGGAGGAGAAGAACAAGAGGCAGATGGAGAG GGCTCTGCTCgagagtgagaaaaaaaagcgaGAAAACGCCGAGAAGGAAACTGAGAAGATTGCTCGTGAGACCATGGAACTGATGGAGAGATTGAGACAGATTGAAGAACAGACAAAGAGAGCTCAAGATG agctggaggagcagactcGCAAGGCGCTGGAGTTGGAAAAGGAGAGAACAATTGCTCAGGAGGAGGCCGAGCGCCTGGAGAAGGACCGTAAAGCTGCAGTCGAGGCCAAAGCAGCCCTGCTACACCACTCTGAAAGCCAGATTAAGAGCCAGGAAAACCTG GCCACTGAACTGGCGGATCTCACCTCAAAGATCTCCCAGCTGGAAGACGCCAAGAAGAAAAAGGACGAGGAGGCAAAGCGATGGCAGAAAAGG GCGATGATGGTGGAGGCCGATCTGGAGCGAACCAAAGACGAGCTGAAGACGAAACTCATGGGGGTCCACATCCAGGATCCCGTCCACTCTCATATGCACGAGCACGACGAGACGGATGAGAGCAGCGCCGAGGCGAGCGCCGAGCTGACTTCCCCGGGCATGGTGCGAGATCGAAGCGAGGAGGAACGAGTAACAGAGGCCCACAAGAACCAGAGGCTGCAGAAGAACCTCAAG ttcctGAGCTTTGAGCTCTCTGAGGCTGTGGATGAGAGCAAAAAGACCCCCAATGACCTGATCCATGCCGAAAATGTGAGGGCGGGCCGCGACAAATACAAGACCCTGCGTCAGATTCGTCAGGGCAACACTAAGCAGCGCATTGATGAGTTTGAATCCATGTGA
- the LOC115398773 gene encoding moesin-like isoform X2, with protein MSTINVRVTTMDAELEFAILPSTTGKQLFDQIVKTIGLRETWFFGLQYHDSKGFSTWLKLNKRVTAQDVKRDNPLLIKFRAKFYPEDVADELIQEATQRLFFLQVKESILNDDIYCPPETAVLLASYAVQVKHGDYRKDYHVPGYLSREKLLPQRVLEQHKLNKNQWEERIQVWHQEHKGVLREDAMVEYLKIAQDLEMYGVNYFSIKNKKGSELWLGVDALGLNIYDKKDRMTPKIGFPWSEIRNISFNDKKFLIKPIDRKAPDFVFYVPRLRINKRILALCMGNHDLYMRRRKPDTIEVQQMKAQAREEKNKRQMERALLESEKKKRENAEKETEKIARETMELMERLRQIEEQTKRAQDELEEQTRKALELEKERTIAQEEAERLEKDRKAAVEAKAALLHHSESQIKSQENLATELADLTSKISQLEDAKKKKDEEAKRWQKRAMMVEADLERTKDELKTKLMGVHIQDPVHSHMHEHDETDESSAEASAELTSPGMVRDRSEEERVTEAHKNQRLQKNLKFLSFELSEAVDESKKTPNDLIHAENVRAGRDKYKTLRQIRQGNTKQRIDEFESM; from the exons atgtcaaCT ATAAATGTCCGGGTCACGACCATGGATGCGGAGCTGGAGTTCGCCATCCTGCCCAGCACCACTGGCAAACAGCTTTTTGATCAG ATTGTGAAGACCATCGGACTGAGGGAAACGTGGTTCTTTGGCCTCCAGTATCATGACAGCAAAGGCTTCTCCACCTGGCTCAAGCTGAACAAGAGG GTGACCGCCCAGGACGTAAAGAGGGATAACCCTTTGTTGATCAAGTTCCGGGCCAAGTTCTACCCCGAGGACGTCGCCGACGAGCTGATCCAGGAGGCGACGCAGCGCCTCTTcttcctgcag GTTAAAGAAAGCATCTTAAATGATGACATTTATTGTCCGCCTGAGACTGCAGTGCTCCTGGCCTCGTACGCCGTCCAGGTCAAACATGGGGACTACAGGAAAGATTACCACGTTCCAGGATACCTCTCAAGAGAGAAGCTGCTGCCGCAGAG GGTTTTGGAGCAGCACAAGCTGAATAAGAATCAGTGGGAGGAAAGAATCCAGGTGTGGCACCAGGAGCACAAGGGAGTGCTGAG GGAGGATGCAATGGTGGAGTATCTGAAGATAGCGCAGGATCTGGAGATGTATGGGGTCAACTACTTCAGCATCAAGAACAAGAAGGGGTCGGAGCTGTGGCTGGGGGTGGATGCTCTGGGACTCAACATCTACGACAAAAAGGACAG AATGACCCCAAAGATCGGTTTCCCCTGGAGTGAGATCAGAAACATCTCCTTCAATGACAAGAAATTCCTCATCAAGCCGATTGACAGGAAAGCTCCA gattttgttttttatgtacCTCGGCTTCGCATCAACAAACGCATCCTGGCGCTGTGCATGGGGAACCATGACTTGTACATGCGCAGACGCAAGCCCGACACTATCGAGGTGCAGCAGATGAAGGCCCAAGCCAGGGAGGAGAAGAACAAGAGGCAGATGGAGAG GGCTCTGCTCgagagtgagaaaaaaaagcgaGAAAACGCCGAGAAGGAAACTGAGAAGATTGCTCGTGAGACCATGGAACTGATGGAGAGATTGAGACAGATTGAAGAACAGACAAAGAGAGCTCAAGATG agctggaggagcagactcGCAAGGCGCTGGAGTTGGAAAAGGAGAGAACAATTGCTCAGGAGGAGGCCGAGCGCCTGGAGAAGGACCGTAAAGCTGCAGTCGAGGCCAAAGCAGCCCTGCTACACCACTCTGAAAGCCAGATTAAGAGCCAGGAAAACCTG GCCACTGAACTGGCGGATCTCACCTCAAAGATCTCCCAGCTGGAAGACGCCAAGAAGAAAAAGGACGAGGAGGCAAAGCGATGGCAGAAAAGG GCGATGATGGTGGAGGCCGATCTGGAGCGAACCAAAGACGAGCTGAAGACGAAACTCATGGGGGTCCACATCCAGGATCCCGTCCACTCTCATATGCACGAGCACGACGAGACGGATGAGAGCAGCGCCGAGGCGAGCGCCGAGCTGACTTCCCCGGGCATGGTGCGAGATCGAAGCGAGGAGGAACGAGTAACAGAGGCCCACAAGAACCAGAGGCTGCAGAAGAACCTCAAG ttcctGAGCTTTGAGCTCTCTGAGGCTGTGGATGAGAGCAAAAAGACCCCCAATGACCTGATCCATGCCGAAAATGTGAGGGCGGGCCGCGACAAATACAAGACCCTGCGTCAGATTCGTCAGGGCAACACTAAGCAGCGCATTGATGAGTTTGAATCCATGTGA